CAGTAAGACCGCAGCCAGTATGGTCCCCGCCAGGGTGCTCATGAAAAACGGAGCTACAAAGAAAAAGACGGCTACTTCTTTTCCCATGAGAAGGGCTGCCACCGGATAGCAGAGCAGCCCACCGATGAGCCCTGTCCCAATTACTTCCCCAAGATAAGCCGGCAAAAGCTTCCTGGTCTTTTGAAACAGACAGGCCCCGAGAAATGCCCCTGCCATGCTTCCCGGAAAGGCAAGCAGACTTCCGGTTCCCATAAGATTCCGTATAAGAGAAGCGGAGAAAGCCATGGAAACGCCATAGATGGGTCCTAAGAACACCCCTGCCAGGACATTAGCCAGGTGCTGTATTGGAAAGCATTTAGAAGCTCCCACCGGAATGGAAAAGCCGGAGAGGGCTACCGTAAGGGCTGTCAGCATTCCGCTGACCACCAGCTTTTTCACCCGCACCCTGGAGGCAGCAGAAGAATTGCTACAAATAGTAGGTGATATTCGATCATTCATGAAAATTCCTCCTGTTTATGTAATTTAAAAATTTTCATAAGCTATCATTCATCGTAAATATTGACGATTTCCCCGTCCAGAATCCGGTTCATATTTTTCATGGCACAGAAATTGCCGCACATGGAGCAGGTATCTTCTTTTTCCGGTTTTGACGCTGCCCGGTAGCGTCTGGCTTTTTCCGGGTCAATAGCCAGTTGGAACATGGCTTCCCAATCCAGCCGTTTCCTGGCATCGCTCATCTTATGATCCCACTCCCTTGCGCCCCTGATGCCTTTGGCAATATCAGCCGCATGGGCCGCAATCCGGGCGGCAACGATTCCTTCTTTCACATCTGCTCCATCCGGCAGCTTCAAATGCTCTGCAGGAGTTACATAGCAGAGAAATGCCGCTCCGGCAGCAGCTGCCACTGCTCCTCCGATGGCAGCGGTGATATGGTCATATCCCGGCGCAATATCTGTGACAAGGGGTCCCAGAACATAAAAGGGTGCACCCTTGCAGATGGTCTGCTGTATTTTCATATTAGCTGCAATCTGATCCAAAGGCATATGGCCGGGGCCTTCAATAATTACCTGTACATGTTTCTCCCATGCCCTTTTTGTCAGTTCCCCAAGAGTCACCAGCTCCTCGATCTGGGAAATATCAGATGCATCTTCAATGCATCCCGGACGGCAGGCGTCTCCCAGGCTTAAGGTCACGTCATGCTTCTGACAGATTTCCAGAATGCGGTCATAATGCTCATAAAAGGGATTCTCTTCACCGGTCATCTCCATCCAGGCAAAGACGATAGACCCGCCTCTTGAAACAATGTTGGTCAGCCGTTTTGTTTCCTTGAACCGCCTGGCAGTCTGCTTGTTGATTCCAACGTGAATGGTCATAAAGTCCACCCCGTCTTCCGCGTGCATTTCCACGATCCGTATCCATTCCTCAGCGGTGATTTCCCGAAGAGGCTTGTGATAGTAAACCACAGCATCGTAGATCGGAACCGTGCCAATGATAGCCGGACATTCGGCCGTCAGCTTCCTGCGGAATTTCCGGGTATCCCCAAAGGAGCTTAGGTCCATAATGGACTCTGCTCCCATGAGAACTGCGTCCTTTACTTTCTCAAGCTCCATGTCCAGGTCATTCAAATCCCTGGAGGTTCCCAGATTCACATTGATCTTTGTACTCAGCATGGAGCCGATCCCGCTGGGCTTTAAACAGCTGTGGTTCTTATTTGCCGGAATGGCGGCTTTTCCTTCTGCTACCAGCTCCCGGAGCTTTTCCGGCTCCCATTGCTCGTGTTCAGCTACTGCCGTCAGTTCCTTTGTCAGAATGCCTTTTCTTGCGGCATCCATTTGTGTGGTGTAATTCATTTTTGTTCCTCCTTTGTCTCGTAAGCGGAGGGATTGTAAGGGCTCATTGCGCGCAAAAAGAGCCTATACCAACAGGTATAGGCTCGGAACTATGCAATCATCCTATATGAATCCCTACGTTGGCATTACCCAAATCAGGTTATAAAGGTCGAAGTTGATTACTTCCTCTCAGCCCGCCTACGAGCTCCCTCTTGTGGCACTAGTGTAGCATTCCCCTTTCTGCTTGTCAAGGAAAACCTCCCGGACCGGCTGTCAGCCGGAAATGGCGGCCTTCATTTCCTTTACATAGTCGCAGACAGGTCCTATACAGTCTTTTCCATATTTTGCGGCGATTTTCACAATGGCGCTGCCCACAATGACTCCGTCCGCATGTTGACTCAATTCCCCTGCCTGCTCCGGTGTGGAGATGCCAAAGCCAATGGCGCAGGGAATATTCTTTGTCTCCTTTACAAGAGAAACCATTTCCCTGATGCCTGTGCCTAGTTCATTTCTCACACCGGTCACGCCCATGGAAGAAACGCAGTAGATAAATCCTTCCGATTCTGATGCAATGGTCCGAATGCGTTCCTTTGAAGTGGGAGCGATGAGAGAGATCAGTTCGACCCCGTATTTTTTGCAGAAGGGCAGCAGTTCCTCCCGTTCCTCAAAGGGCATATCCGGCACGATCAGGGCGTCAATGCCGCTTTCTGCCGAATTTTTTATAAACCGTTCACTTCCATAGACGAAAACAGGATTGATATAAGTCATAAAAGCCAGAGGAACATCGGTTTTTTGGCGTATCCGTTTTACAGAATCAAAAAGCTTATCCGTAGTGGTTCCTGACGCCAAAGCCCTCATATCGGCTTCCTGGATCACGATCCCTTCTGCAATCGGGTCAGAAAAAGGGATTCCAAGCTCAATGAGATCTGCTCCGGCTAAAGCCATGGCAGGAACCAGCTCCTCTGTGGTGGCAAGGTCAGGATCTCCAGCCGTGATAAATGGGATAAATGCCTTTCCCCTTAAAAATACTTCACTTATTCTACTCATAGATTTCAACCCCCTTATAACGGGCAATGGCTGCCACATCCTTGTCGCCCCGCCCGGATAAATTGATGACGATGACCTCATCCTTTTCCATGGAAGGAGCGATCTTTCTGGCATAGGCTACTGCATGTGCGCTTTCAATAGCCGGAATGATCCCTTCCAGACGGGATAAGTATTCAAAGGCTTTCACAGCCTCCTGGTCCGTAACAGAGACGTAGGCGGCTCTTCCCGAATCATGAAGTGCTGCGTGCTCCGGCCCTATGCCCGGATAGTCAAGTCCTGCGGAAATGGAGAAAACAGGGGCGATCTGGCCGTACTCATCCTGGCAGAAATAGGATTTCATGCCGTGGAAGATTCCAAGAGAGCCTGTGGAAATGGTAGCCGCGTGCTTTCCTGTCTCAATGCCGTGCCCTGCGGCCTCGCAGCCCACCAACTTCACGGAAGGTTCATTTATAAATTCATGGAAGATTCCCATGGCATTGCTTCCTCCGCCCACGCAGGCGATCACCATGTCAGGAAGCTTCCCTTCTGCTTCCTTTAGCTGAGTGCGGACCTCTTTGCCGATGATGCTCTGAAAGTCCCTGACAATGGTGGGAAATGGGTGAGGGCCCATGACTGACCCTAAGACATAATGGGTGTCAGCCACCCGGTTGGTCCATTCCCTCATGGTCTCATTGACCGCATCTTTTAGGGTCTGGGTGCCGCTTGTTACTGCGTGGACCTTTGTGCCTAAAAGCTCCATACGGAATACATTTAAGGCCTGACGGTCCGTATCCTCTTTTCCCATAAAGACCTCGCATTCCATTCCCATGAGAGCGGCGGCGGTAGCAGTGGCAACGCCGTGCTGC
The nucleotide sequence above comes from Lacrimispora sp. BS-2. Encoded proteins:
- the thiW gene encoding energy coupling factor transporter S component ThiW, which translates into the protein MNDRISPTICSNSSAASRVRVKKLVVSGMLTALTVALSGFSIPVGASKCFPIQHLANVLAGVFLGPIYGVSMAFSASLIRNLMGTGSLLAFPGSMAGAFLGACLFQKTRKLLPAYLGEVIGTGLIGGLLCYPVAALLMGKEVAVFFFVAPFFMSTLAGTILAAVLLAMLRRLGLFSYFERLINE
- the thiC gene encoding phosphomethylpyrimidine synthase ThiC, translated to MNYTTQMDAARKGILTKELTAVAEHEQWEPEKLRELVAEGKAAIPANKNHSCLKPSGIGSMLSTKINVNLGTSRDLNDLDMELEKVKDAVLMGAESIMDLSSFGDTRKFRRKLTAECPAIIGTVPIYDAVVYYHKPLREITAEEWIRIVEMHAEDGVDFMTIHVGINKQTARRFKETKRLTNIVSRGGSIVFAWMEMTGEENPFYEHYDRILEICQKHDVTLSLGDACRPGCIEDASDISQIEELVTLGELTKRAWEKHVQVIIEGPGHMPLDQIAANMKIQQTICKGAPFYVLGPLVTDIAPGYDHITAAIGGAVAAAAGAAFLCYVTPAEHLKLPDGADVKEGIVAARIAAHAADIAKGIRGAREWDHKMSDARKRLDWEAMFQLAIDPEKARRYRAASKPEKEDTCSMCGNFCAMKNMNRILDGEIVNIYDE
- the trpA gene encoding tryptophan synthase subunit alpha codes for the protein MSRISEVFLRGKAFIPFITAGDPDLATTEELVPAMALAGADLIELGIPFSDPIAEGIVIQEADMRALASGTTTDKLFDSVKRIRQKTDVPLAFMTYINPVFVYGSERFIKNSAESGIDALIVPDMPFEEREELLPFCKKYGVELISLIAPTSKERIRTIASESEGFIYCVSSMGVTGVRNELGTGIREMVSLVKETKNIPCAIGFGISTPEQAGELSQHADGVIVGSAIVKIAAKYGKDCIGPVCDYVKEMKAAISG
- the trpB gene encoding tryptophan synthase subunit beta, producing MSKGKFGQHGGQFVPETLMNAVNELEEAYEKYSHDEEFLKELQELHKKYTGRPSLLYCAERMTKDLGGAKIYLKREDLNHTGSHKINNALGQVLLAKKMGKTRVIAETGAGQHGVATATAAALMGMECEVFMGKEDTDRQALNVFRMELLGTKVHAVTSGTQTLKDAVNETMREWTNRVADTHYVLGSVMGPHPFPTIVRDFQSIIGKEVRTQLKEAEGKLPDMVIACVGGGSNAMGIFHEFINEPSVKLVGCEAAGHGIETGKHAATISTGSLGIFHGMKSYFCQDEYGQIAPVFSISAGLDYPGIGPEHAALHDSGRAAYVSVTDQEAVKAFEYLSRLEGIIPAIESAHAVAYARKIAPSMEKDEVIVINLSGRGDKDVAAIARYKGVEIYE